In one window of Psychrobacter sp. P2G3 DNA:
- a CDS encoding LysR family transcriptional regulator encodes MNLQRVDLNLLVHLDVLLREKNVTRAAEQLGITQPAMSNILRRLRKLFNDPLLVRSSEGMTPTERALELQPRIREILADLTQVLEPRTEFRPYSTSRVFRIMTSDYAEATLVPKLVKALRSEAPNVILDFLTPSDVSYRDMEQGRVDLAINRFNEIPQSFHQVLVWRDTFSCLLSSESPYANRFNLKNYLKAQHVWVSKTGMGVGFGVNPEKSGGLGSIDQALQRLGQKRQISVFTRHYQMPAMLAANKDLIATLPTRVARMQANNDSIMMKEPPFFIPEFELTMAWSPLLQHHPAHRWLRQLIMHVARQVVADEENQEQEIPTINHLF; translated from the coding sequence ATGAATTTGCAGCGGGTCGATTTAAATTTATTGGTGCATTTAGATGTATTGTTAAGAGAAAAAAACGTCACACGTGCTGCTGAGCAGTTAGGCATCACCCAGCCTGCAATGAGTAATATATTGCGACGTTTGCGTAAGCTATTCAACGACCCGTTATTGGTGCGTTCATCTGAAGGTATGACGCCGACCGAACGAGCTTTAGAGCTGCAACCACGTATTCGTGAGATACTCGCTGATCTGACTCAAGTACTTGAGCCGCGTACTGAGTTTCGACCGTATAGCACGTCACGTGTCTTTCGTATTATGACCTCAGACTATGCTGAGGCAACGTTAGTACCAAAACTGGTAAAAGCTTTACGCTCTGAAGCACCGAATGTGATTTTGGACTTTTTGACACCTTCAGACGTGTCTTATCGTGATATGGAGCAAGGGAGAGTTGATTTGGCGATTAACCGCTTCAACGAGATTCCGCAAAGCTTCCATCAAGTATTAGTTTGGCGCGACACTTTTAGCTGCTTACTCTCATCTGAAAGCCCTTATGCTAACCGTTTTAATCTAAAAAACTATCTAAAAGCGCAGCATGTCTGGGTATCCAAGACAGGTATGGGCGTGGGGTTCGGAGTCAATCCAGAAAAGTCTGGCGGACTTGGCTCTATCGATCAAGCACTACAACGTTTGGGTCAAAAGCGTCAAATCAGTGTCTTTACTCGTCATTATCAGATGCCGGCCATGCTCGCGGCAAACAAAGATTTGATTGCGACATTGCCGACCCGAGTTGCACGCATGCAGGCCAATAACGATAGTATTATGATGAAAGAGCCACCATTCTTTATTCCTGAATTTGAGCTGACGATGGCATGGTCACCGTTATTACAGCATCATCCAGCGCATCGCTGGTTACGACAACTTATCATGCATGTTGCACGGCAGGTGGTTGCTGATGAAGAGAATCAGGAGCAAGAAATACCCACCATTAATCATCTGTTTTAA